The Pomacea canaliculata isolate SZHN2017 linkage group LG14, ASM307304v1, whole genome shotgun sequence genomic sequence AAATATATACCTTAAAAGCCAACAACCATTGAGATTTTCATTCATGATGCCACTAGTTTAATATTCATTAATTGCCTTTGTCCAAAACTGTACCCACCCACTGTGCGagtcaaacaacaacaacaacaaacaacaacaacaacaacaacaacaacaacaacagacagcTCACTCAACAGGTCTTCACTAGAATAACTTTGTTAACACAACACCGAGCGCAAATGTCTTCTTTCCAGTTCCGGACATGGACAGAGAACAGACacaaaattcactttttttctcatccaTACTCTTCACAATGTCTGCTAGTGGAGCCTCAAAAACATCGCCgcaacatcaaagaaaaggcGGCTGTCGCCCCCACACTCGCCCCCACTATGTCTTAATGATACATAGTAGGATAAGATCTTAGTAATGAACAGTTTGGTAACATCTGTCTAGTGACACACAGGAGGGAAACACCGGTCAACCCAAAGAACAGTTGCAGCGGCAGAGACAGCGCATGGAAGGCCGGCAGAGCCAGGCCGAGAGGTACTGCCAGCACACAGGCACGAAGGACGGCGAGACGGATGAGCAGCACTCACCCAAAAGCTGTCCCCTCGTCTCCTTAACTCACCCCTCAATATTCTGTTCAGTCCCCAGTATTGGGTCGACCTTCTGGAGCAGGTTTTACAAGGTTTTGGACAGAAATGTTTCCAGTCTTCTGGACTCACCGTTCACCGTGCCAGCCAAAGTCGCCAACAGAGAGCGGTGCCAGAGTGCCAGAAAGTTTGGCTCGTTGAGGGAGAACGGTCGATACATAATGAAATCCACGTTTGTTCGCGATCCTTTCTCTCGGCTGTTCTCTGCTTACGTGGACAAACTTCTGGCACCCAATCCCACCTTCTGGACCACGTGGGGGATCCCGGCCATGCTGCTGGAGGGGGGCTTGGAGGCAAAGGATGTGACTTGCGGTCATGCGGTGACCTTCCAACAATTCGTTCGTTTAGTAAATAATCGTCTGCATCGCGAGGATCCTCACGTTATCTCCGTCGTACGCACGTGCCATCCCTGCGAAATAAGCTATGACGTCATAGGCAAGATGGAGACCTTTTCTGAAGATTTGCGCTACTTGACCTCCGTCTTGAACGTGACCTTCGACCCCAGGCTGTCGCTCGCCACCGAGAGTAAAGTGGACGCCATTTTGGATTCGGTGGAAAGCCCTTTCGAGTGGAGGGAGGATATCACAAAATGCATCTCCACTCAAGAGATGGGGCGAAGAATTTGGCGCAAGCTGCAGATCCGAGGGATCATCAGTACTTTTCACGACTATCCGTTGGCAGACGAGGACCTTTCCACAGTGTCCAGCACCGTCTTCAGCAAAGCGGCTCTGGAGGCCGCCATCAAGTCCACGGACAAGGACCAGCTGGTGCTGCAGAAAAGACAAGCCTTCATGGAGGCCTATCGCACTCTCTCCATGGACGACATCCACGTCTTCTCGCAGCTCTTCGCAGACGACTTTGAGGCGTTTGGCTATGACAAGCGGCC encodes the following:
- the LOC112555869 gene encoding carbohydrate sulfotransferase 12-like, with amino-acid sequence MEGRQSQAERYCQHTGTKDGETDEQHSPKSCPLVSLTHPSIFCSVPSIGSTFWSRFYKVLDRNVSSLLDSPFTVPAKVANRERCQSARKFGSLRENGRYIMKSTFVRDPFSRLFSAYVDKLLAPNPTFWTTWGIPAMLLEGGLEAKDVTCGHAVTFQQFVRLVNNRLHREDPHVISVVRTCHPCEISYDVIGKMETFSEDLRYLTSVLNVTFDPRLSLATESKVDAILDSVESPFEWREDITKCISTQEMGRRIWRKLQIRGIISTFHDYPLADEDLSTVSSTVFSKAALEAAIKSTDKDQLVLQKRQAFMEAYRTLSMDDIHVFSQLFADDFEAFGYDKRPAAVFDRNLTFVDTHAFDVNTPWATS